From Planctomycetota bacterium, the proteins below share one genomic window:
- a CDS encoding ABC transporter permease, which yields MIALRQALALLRGRLHELGMAWVLLALCVLFSVLTWSEQQPSGAAAADAIAERILAATPHPRVLVAIRDVPDDVALADRLVDRLRSGGATVVAVAKGGPKDARDALGRVAAETPGLDAIAGSAASMAWGVFADVGTDFPALGAPALVRPRSYRWPNFLKAENLLNIANQIAVIAILAVGMTLVILTGGIDLSVGSIIALASVVTAIVIRDRCGGVAAGPGGMVVAGLVGIAVGAACGAVSGGVVVAFGIPPFIATLAMMLVAGGTASLLARGESVYQLPDGFMWLGRGADLVGIPNAVVAMLTLYALAQFTMTRTTFGRWVLAVGGNREAARLSGVPVSATLVAAYVLSGALAALGGVVMASQLKSGSPNFGQMYELFTIAAVVVGGTSLAGGEGSIVGTLVGALVTAVINNGMNLLGIESYTQRVVLGLVILGAVLLDRLRRR from the coding sequence ATGATCGCCCTCCGACAGGCGCTCGCCCTGCTTCGGGGCCGGCTTCACGAACTCGGCATGGCGTGGGTGCTGCTCGCGCTGTGCGTGCTGTTCAGCGTGCTGACCTGGAGCGAACAGCAGCCCTCCGGCGCCGCGGCCGCCGACGCCATCGCCGAGCGGATCCTCGCCGCCACGCCGCACCCCCGCGTGCTGGTGGCGATCCGCGACGTCCCCGACGACGTCGCCCTCGCCGACCGGCTCGTCGACCGGCTCCGCAGCGGCGGGGCGACGGTCGTCGCGGTCGCCAAGGGGGGGCCGAAGGACGCGCGGGACGCGCTCGGGCGCGTTGCTGCAGAGACCCCGGGGCTCGACGCGATCGCCGGGAGCGCCGCGAGCATGGCGTGGGGCGTGTTCGCCGACGTCGGCACCGACTTCCCCGCGCTCGGCGCGCCGGCGCTGGTGCGCCCGCGGTCCTACCGGTGGCCCAACTTCCTCAAGGCCGAAAACCTTCTCAACATCGCCAACCAGATCGCCGTGATCGCGATCCTTGCCGTCGGAATGACGCTGGTGATCCTCACCGGCGGCATCGACCTGTCGGTCGGGAGCATCATCGCGCTGGCCAGCGTGGTGACCGCGATCGTCATCCGCGACCGGTGCGGCGGCGTCGCGGCGGGACCGGGGGGCATGGTCGTCGCCGGGCTCGTCGGGATCGCCGTCGGCGCGGCGTGTGGCGCCGTGTCGGGGGGCGTGGTCGTGGCCTTCGGGATCCCGCCGTTCATCGCGACGCTGGCGATGATGCTCGTGGCCGGGGGCACGGCGTCCTTGCTCGCGCGCGGCGAGAGCGTGTACCAACTCCCCGACGGCTTCATGTGGCTCGGCCGCGGGGCCGACCTGGTCGGGATTCCCAACGCCGTCGTCGCGATGCTCACCCTGTACGCGCTCGCCCAGTTCACGATGACGCGGACGACGTTCGGGCGCTGGGTCCTCGCCGTCGGCGGCAACCGCGAGGCGGCGCGTCTCTCGGGCGTGCCGGTGTCGGCGACGCTCGTGGCGGCCTACGTCCTCTCCGGGGCGCTGGCGGCGCTCGGCGGAGTCGTCATGGCATCGCAGCTCAAGAGTGGCTCGCCGAACTTCGGGCAGATGTACGAGCTGTTCACGATCGCCGCGGTGGTGGTCGGGGGAACGAGCCTCGCCGGGGGCGAGGGAAGCATTGTCGGGACGCTCGTCGGCGCCCTGGTCACGGCCGTGATCAACAACGGCATGAACCTCCTCGGCATCGAGAGCTACACGCAGCGCGTCGTCCTCGGCCTGGTGATCCTCGGCGCGGTCCTCCTCGACCGGCTCCGCCGCCGCTGA
- a CDS encoding acyl-CoA desaturase yields MVTGGSGARHPAAAGDRRGSCETGALRDNRASPWTGPLNPRTTLAVSSTAPRAAIGTAIHWEYLVPIVAVHLLAGLALFPAYCSWPAVALAAVGTFVFGTLGINLCYHRLLAHRSLKVPRWLERALAVVALCSLEDTPARWVANHRLHHAHSDDPEDPHSPRRGIAWSHMGWLFRRVPQRKGWAFLDRYARDILADGFFRSLERHPTATVWIYALHAAAYWLAGLAVGRWWGGDWAAGYTCAASVLVWGVFVRTVLVWHITWSVNSLTHLFGYRTYATDEDSRNNWLVALVAMGEGWHNNHHHDPASASVQHRWWEIDVTYYVILLLERVGLATDVIAPRHVRREAAR; encoded by the coding sequence ATCGTAACCGGCGGGAGCGGGGCGCGGCATCCGGCGGCTGCCGGCGATCGACGTGGTTCTTGCGAAACCGGCGCGCTCCGCGACAATCGGGCAAGTCCATGGACCGGACCTCTCAACCCGAGGACAACCTTGGCTGTCTCCTCCACCGCGCCCCGCGCGGCCATCGGCACCGCGATCCACTGGGAATACCTCGTGCCGATCGTGGCCGTCCATCTGCTGGCCGGTCTCGCGCTGTTTCCGGCGTATTGCAGTTGGCCCGCAGTCGCACTCGCCGCGGTCGGCACGTTCGTGTTCGGGACGCTCGGGATCAATCTCTGCTACCACCGTCTTCTCGCGCACCGGAGCCTCAAGGTGCCGCGCTGGCTGGAGCGGGCGCTGGCCGTCGTCGCGCTGTGCTCGCTGGAAGACACTCCCGCGCGATGGGTGGCCAATCACCGCCTCCACCATGCCCACTCCGACGACCCGGAGGATCCGCACTCGCCGCGGCGCGGGATCGCCTGGTCGCACATGGGCTGGCTGTTCCGCCGCGTGCCGCAGCGCAAGGGCTGGGCGTTTCTCGACCGCTATGCGCGCGACATCCTCGCCGACGGGTTCTTCCGCTCGCTCGAGCGTCACCCGACCGCGACCGTCTGGATCTACGCGCTGCACGCAGCCGCCTACTGGCTGGCGGGGCTCGCCGTGGGCAGATGGTGGGGAGGCGACTGGGCCGCCGGCTACACCTGCGCGGCAAGCGTGCTCGTGTGGGGCGTGTTCGTCCGCACGGTCCTGGTCTGGCACATCACCTGGAGCGTCAACTCGCTGACCCACCTGTTCGGCTACCGGACCTACGCGACGGACGAGGACAGCCGTAACAACTGGCTCGTCGCCCTCGTCGCGATGGGCGAGGGGTGGCACAACAACCACCACCACGACCCGGCCAGCGCCTCGGTCCAGCACCGCTGGTGGGAGATCGACGTCACCTACTATGTGATCCTGCTCCTCGAGCGGGTCGGGTTGGCGACCGACGTGATCGCGCCGCGCCACGTGCGGCGCGAGGCCGCGCGCTGA
- a CDS encoding homogentisate 1,2-dioxygenase produces the protein MPHYLRRGTIPPKRHTELPRTPGFLGEGIHYEEVISTEGFSRGYSIAYHLRPPTRVTAIEPLPFVPAPAAAELPLRHVHLATGALGRAGDVVDGRIAMFFNAEVVISRCRPAGPQRELFRNARDDEVLFVHAGTGRLETMFGSLPFRPLDYVVIPKCTTYRVDFDDPTAADLLVVEARGTIRFPKRYLNPDGQLRLGAPYGERDIRGPESPVPIDAEGRHTIVVRDGERRARYEVASHPFDVVGWDGMVYPFAFNAEDFEPITGRIHQPPPIHQTFDGPGFVICTFAPRMLDTDPRAVKVPYVHSNVESDEVLYYVRGRFGSRRGVEAGSFTLHPHGIPHGPHPGTIVASRNVDRTDELAVMIDTFRPLAVARGALVFDRPEYPLSWMEG, from the coding sequence GTGCCCCACTATCTCCGCCGCGGCACGATCCCACCGAAGCGCCATACGGAGCTTCCCCGGACACCGGGGTTTCTCGGCGAGGGGATCCACTACGAAGAAGTGATTTCGACCGAGGGTTTCTCCCGGGGCTACAGCATCGCCTACCACCTCCGGCCGCCGACTCGCGTGACCGCGATCGAGCCGTTGCCGTTCGTTCCCGCGCCGGCCGCCGCCGAGCTGCCGCTGCGGCACGTCCACCTCGCCACCGGCGCCCTCGGCCGCGCCGGCGACGTCGTTGACGGGCGGATTGCGATGTTCTTCAACGCCGAGGTGGTGATCTCGCGGTGCCGGCCCGCCGGCCCGCAGCGCGAGCTGTTCCGCAACGCCCGCGACGACGAAGTGCTGTTCGTCCACGCTGGCACGGGGCGGCTGGAGACGATGTTCGGTTCGCTGCCGTTCCGGCCGCTGGACTACGTCGTGATCCCGAAGTGCACGACCTACCGCGTCGATTTCGACGACCCGACGGCGGCCGATCTGCTCGTCGTCGAGGCCCGCGGCACGATCCGGTTCCCGAAGCGCTACCTCAATCCCGACGGCCAGCTCCGCCTCGGCGCCCCCTACGGCGAGCGCGACATCCGTGGCCCGGAGTCCCCGGTGCCGATCGATGCGGAGGGCCGGCACACGATCGTCGTCCGCGACGGCGAACGCCGCGCCCGGTACGAGGTCGCGAGCCATCCGTTCGATGTCGTCGGCTGGGACGGGATGGTCTACCCGTTCGCGTTCAATGCGGAGGACTTCGAGCCGATCACCGGCCGGATCCACCAGCCGCCGCCGATCCACCAGACGTTCGACGGGCCGGGGTTCGTGATCTGCACGTTCGCCCCACGGATGCTCGATACCGATCCCCGGGCGGTGAAGGTCCCCTACGTCCACAGCAACGTCGAGTCGGACGAGGTGCTGTACTACGTCCGCGGCAGGTTCGGCAGCCGGCGCGGTGTGGAGGCAGGCTCGTTCACGCTCCATCCCCACGGCATCCCGCACGGCCCGCATCCCGGGACGATCGTCGCCAGCCGGAACGTGGACCGGACCGACGAGCTGGCGGTGATGATCGACACGTTCCGGCCGCTGGCAGTCGCCCGCGGCGCCCTGGTGTTCGACCGGCCCGAGTACCCGTTGTCGTGGATGGAGGGGTGA
- a CDS encoding carbohydrate-binding protein: MRVPLVVICVLFLASERAATLPFGGTPRRIPGVVEAEDFDEGEAGVAYHDVNAVNEGADYRGPTQVDIERRPDASNGHGIGWTRAGEWLVYTVEVNAPGPYTVEIPVASAKAGGRFHIEFDGVDATGPITVPDTGGWGKLQTIRVGGVRVPAGRSVMKVVMDANGESMSVGDIDCFRFSRPPANATPPTR, from the coding sequence ATGAGGGTGCCCCTGGTCGTGATCTGCGTCCTGTTTCTTGCCTCCGAACGCGCGGCGACGCTGCCGTTCGGTGGCACCCCGCGGCGGATTCCGGGAGTCGTCGAGGCGGAGGATTTCGACGAGGGGGAGGCTGGCGTCGCGTACCACGACGTCAACGCCGTCAACGAAGGAGCCGACTACCGCGGCCCGACGCAGGTCGACATCGAGCGCCGCCCCGATGCCTCGAACGGCCACGGGATCGGCTGGACACGCGCCGGCGAGTGGCTCGTCTACACCGTCGAGGTGAACGCCCCGGGGCCGTACACGGTCGAGATTCCGGTGGCCTCGGCGAAGGCGGGAGGTCGGTTCCACATCGAGTTCGACGGGGTCGATGCCACCGGGCCGATCACGGTCCCCGACACAGGCGGATGGGGAAAGCTGCAGACGATCCGCGTCGGAGGGGTGCGCGTGCCGGCAGGGCGGTCGGTGATGAAAGTGGTGATGGACGCCAACGGCGAATCGATGAGCGTCGGCGACATCGACTGCTTCCGGTTCAGCCGCCCACCCGCGAACGCGACGCCCCCGACGCGCTGA
- a CDS encoding sugar ABC transporter ATP-binding protein: MDGISKTYPGVQALADVRLDLARGEVLALLGENGAGKSTLMKILGGAVRPDAGRIVIDGVERALRTPPDAIRAGVAVIHQEFNLVPALGAADNLFLGQEIAHGLPGFGIVDRAAQRHRAGAILARLGADFDPDRPCRTLSVAGQQLVEIAKALVSGARILVMDEPSAALSAPEVAALHGVIRDLRRDGTGIVYVTHRLDEIASVCDRVTVLRDGRNAGGTAVAAADRADLIRLMVGRELTEEFPHRDTVPGAARLVVAGLSRGTAVRGVSFTARRGEVLAITGLVGSGRTEVLRLLFGADRRDAGSVHLDGVPVAPRSPAAAIAAGIGLLPEDRKLQGLVLGLSVRENFALPNLARLSHGGVVSRTDERRECGEFIASLRIRTPRQEAAVRGLSGGNQQKVVLAKWLARRCEVLLFDEPTRGVDVGAKVEIYRLINDLAAAGKVVVMVSSDLPEVLGMADRIVVMHDGRITGRIDDVATATQESIMEAAVA, translated from the coding sequence ATGGACGGGATCTCGAAGACGTATCCTGGCGTGCAGGCGCTGGCCGACGTCCGCCTCGATCTCGCCCGCGGGGAGGTCCTCGCCTTGCTCGGCGAAAACGGTGCCGGCAAGAGCACGCTGATGAAGATCCTCGGCGGCGCCGTGCGCCCCGACGCCGGACGGATCGTCATCGACGGCGTCGAACGGGCGCTGCGGACGCCGCCCGACGCGATCCGCGCCGGCGTCGCCGTGATCCACCAGGAATTCAATCTCGTTCCGGCGCTCGGGGCCGCCGACAATCTCTTCCTCGGGCAAGAGATCGCCCATGGCCTGCCCGGCTTCGGCATCGTCGACCGCGCGGCCCAGCGGCACCGGGCCGGCGCGATCCTCGCTCGGCTCGGCGCCGACTTCGATCCCGACCGCCCCTGCCGCACGCTGTCGGTGGCCGGGCAGCAGCTCGTGGAGATCGCCAAGGCGCTGGTGTCGGGGGCGCGGATCCTCGTCATGGACGAGCCGAGCGCGGCCCTGTCGGCTCCCGAGGTGGCGGCGCTGCACGGCGTGATCCGCGACTTGCGCCGCGACGGCACGGGGATCGTCTACGTCACCCACCGGCTCGACGAGATCGCCTCCGTCTGCGACCGCGTGACGGTCCTCCGCGACGGGCGCAACGCCGGGGGCACCGCGGTGGCCGCTGCCGACCGGGCCGACCTGATCCGCCTGATGGTCGGTCGGGAGCTCACCGAGGAGTTCCCCCACCGCGACACGGTGCCGGGCGCGGCGCGGCTCGTCGTCGCCGGGCTGTCGCGTGGGACGGCCGTCCGTGGCGTCTCGTTCACCGCGCGGCGCGGCGAGGTGCTGGCGATCACCGGCCTGGTCGGTTCGGGCCGGACGGAGGTCCTCCGGCTCCTGTTCGGTGCCGACCGGCGCGACGCCGGCAGCGTGCACCTCGACGGCGTGCCGGTCGCGCCGCGCTCCCCCGCCGCCGCGATCGCGGCCGGGATCGGCCTCCTCCCCGAGGACCGCAAGCTCCAGGGGCTCGTCCTCGGTCTCTCGGTCCGCGAGAACTTCGCCCTCCCGAACCTCGCCCGGTTGTCGCACGGCGGCGTCGTCAGTCGCACCGACGAGCGGCGCGAGTGTGGCGAATTCATCGCATCGCTGCGGATCAGGACCCCGCGCCAGGAGGCGGCGGTGCGGGGGTTGTCGGGCGGCAACCAGCAGAAGGTGGTGCTCGCCAAGTGGCTGGCGCGGCGCTGCGAGGTGCTCCTGTTCGACGAGCCGACGCGCGGCGTCGACGTCGGAGCGAAGGTCGAGATCTACCGGCTGATCAACGACCTCGCCGCCGCCGGCAAGGTCGTGGTGATGGTCAGCTCCGACCTCCCCGAGGTGCTGGGGATGGCCGATCGGATCGTCGTCATGCACGACGGGCGGATCACCGGCCGGATCGACGACGTCGCGACGGCCACCCAGGAATCGATCATGGAGGCCGCCGTCGCATGA
- a CDS encoding acetoacetate--CoA ligase, protein MATTADDVLWMPSPASIERSAITRFRAAVTERHPRAGADRVALHRWSVEKPGRFWREVWDFCEVDGDPGPVDCLPATVFREWRFFPEGRLNIVENLLWPSRLGDATYAGAPAVIAHDEQGLVATLTRLELWQAVCRLARHLADCGVVPGMRVAAVLPNRVEAVIAMLATAALGGVWSCCSPDFGDAALYDRFGQIEPTVLVSTATTRYAGKSLGLDERLGRLAARLPSLTDWVHVGAAPQALPGVRLADWEEIQTRRLVPITLKRFPFAQPLAILYSSGTTGAPKCIVHGAGGTLLQHLKEHRLHCDIGPGDRLLYYTTTGWMMWNWLVSALASDAAIVLYDGSPLEPHPGILWDVADEEGVTHFGASARYFAAIEQRGFLPGSRHALAALRALLSTGSPLLPDQFRWLYRAVKPDMHLASISGGTDIVSCFVLGDPTLPVRAGEIQCKGLGMDVAVADESGRSVVGVAGELVCRTPFPSMPLGFWNDPEGRAYHHAYFDRYPDIWCHGDWALETASGGMVIYGRSDAVLNPGGVRIGTGEIYRELAAFPEVVEGLATALRRDGDERIVLFLRLAPGATLDAALEAAVRDRLRRQCSPRHVPHLVVAAPDLPRTVSGKLSEIAARNAISDCPVGNAGALANPECLAFFVGWARMVREADGHAVDPPRRL, encoded by the coding sequence ATGGCGACGACTGCCGACGACGTACTCTGGATGCCTTCCCCCGCGTCCATCGAGCGCTCCGCGATCACCCGCTTCAGGGCGGCCGTGACGGAGCGGCACCCTCGTGCGGGCGCGGACCGCGTCGCGCTGCATCGCTGGAGCGTCGAGAAACCAGGCAGGTTTTGGCGCGAGGTGTGGGACTTCTGCGAGGTCGACGGCGACCCCGGCCCGGTCGACTGCCTACCGGCAACGGTGTTCCGCGAGTGGCGATTCTTCCCCGAGGGCCGGCTGAACATCGTCGAAAACCTGCTCTGGCCCTCGCGCCTCGGTGACGCGACGTATGCCGGTGCGCCGGCCGTGATTGCCCACGACGAGCAGGGACTGGTCGCCACCCTCACGCGGTTGGAGCTCTGGCAGGCCGTCTGCCGGCTCGCCCGGCACCTCGCTGACTGCGGCGTCGTTCCCGGTATGCGTGTGGCCGCCGTCCTCCCCAACCGCGTCGAGGCGGTGATCGCGATGCTCGCCACGGCGGCGTTGGGCGGAGTCTGGTCGTGCTGTTCGCCCGATTTCGGTGACGCCGCCCTCTACGACCGGTTCGGCCAGATCGAGCCGACCGTGCTCGTCTCGACGGCGACGACGCGCTATGCGGGAAAGTCGCTCGGGCTCGACGAGCGCCTCGGGCGCCTGGCGGCACGGCTGCCGTCGCTGACCGACTGGGTCCACGTCGGCGCGGCGCCACAGGCGCTCCCCGGCGTGCGGCTCGCCGACTGGGAGGAGATCCAGACGCGGCGGCTCGTGCCGATCACCCTGAAGCGTTTTCCCTTCGCCCAGCCGCTCGCGATCCTCTACTCCTCCGGCACGACCGGCGCCCCGAAATGCATCGTCCATGGCGCGGGGGGCACGCTCCTCCAGCACCTCAAGGAGCACCGCCTCCACTGCGACATCGGCCCGGGAGACCGGCTGCTCTACTACACGACCACCGGCTGGATGATGTGGAATTGGCTGGTCAGCGCCCTCGCCAGCGACGCGGCGATCGTTCTTTACGACGGTTCGCCGCTCGAGCCGCATCCGGGGATCCTCTGGGACGTCGCCGATGAGGAGGGAGTGACGCACTTCGGTGCCAGCGCCCGGTACTTCGCAGCGATCGAGCAGCGCGGCTTCCTCCCCGGCAGCCGGCACGCCCTGGCCGCGTTGCGGGCGCTGCTCTCGACCGGGTCGCCGCTGCTGCCCGATCAATTCCGCTGGCTGTACCGCGCCGTCAAGCCCGACATGCACCTGGCGTCGATCTCCGGCGGTACCGACATCGTGTCGTGCTTCGTCCTCGGCGATCCGACGCTGCCGGTGCGGGCGGGGGAGATCCAGTGCAAGGGCTTGGGGATGGACGTCGCCGTGGCCGACGAGTCGGGACGGTCGGTCGTCGGCGTCGCCGGCGAGCTCGTCTGCCGGACGCCATTTCCGAGCATGCCGCTCGGGTTTTGGAACGACCCGGAGGGGCGGGCCTACCATCACGCCTATTTCGATCGCTACCCCGACATCTGGTGTCACGGCGACTGGGCCCTGGAGACGGCCAGCGGCGGGATGGTGATCTACGGCCGCTCCGACGCCGTCCTCAATCCGGGTGGCGTGCGGATCGGGACCGGGGAGATCTACCGCGAGTTGGCGGCGTTCCCCGAGGTCGTCGAGGGGCTGGCGACGGCCCTCCGCCGCGATGGTGACGAGCGGATCGTCCTCTTCCTGAGGCTCGCGCCGGGGGCCACGCTCGATGCCGCCCTCGAGGCGGCGGTCCGTGACCGCCTCCGGCGCCAGTGTTCGCCGCGCCACGTGCCCCACCTCGTCGTCGCGGCGCCCGACCTCCCGCGGACGGTGAGCGGCAAGCTGTCCGAGATCGCCGCGCGCAACGCGATCTCGGACTGCCCCGTGGGCAACGCCGGCGCCCTCGCCAATCCCGAGTGCCTCGCCTTCTTCGTCGGGTGGGCGCGGATGGTGCGCGAGGCCGACGGCCATGCGGTGGATCCACCGCGCCGGCTATAA
- a CDS encoding PaaI family thioesterase, producing MPADLAERMQGRFQDWPPIANWALSIADLQPGRAEMHLTATAAVTNGPRGTVNGGVLAALADLTSALALSTAFDGKMPFATSDLHIRYLEPAVGVVAAKAEVVRLSGRSAVVECQIRAADEIACLCTAQFAIRRSLGG from the coding sequence GTGCCGGCCGATCTTGCCGAGCGCATGCAGGGCCGGTTCCAGGATTGGCCACCGATCGCGAATTGGGCCCTGTCGATCGCGGATCTCCAACCGGGCCGGGCCGAGATGCATCTGACCGCGACGGCCGCGGTCACCAATGGCCCCCGCGGCACCGTCAACGGCGGCGTGCTGGCGGCGCTCGCCGACCTGACCAGTGCCCTCGCCCTGAGCACGGCCTTCGACGGCAAGATGCCGTTCGCCACCTCCGATCTCCATATCCGCTACCTCGAACCGGCCGTCGGCGTGGTCGCGGCGAAGGCCGAGGTCGTGCGGCTATCGGGGCGCAGCGCCGTGGTCGAATGCCAGATCCGGGCCGCCGACGAGATCGCCTGCCTGTGCACCGCGCAATTCGCGATCCGACGCTCCCTGGGAGGATGA
- the hppD gene encoding 4-hydroxyphenylpyruvate dioxygenase — protein sequence MAAAQDIPLRKIDHIRFFVGNARQSAFFYRNAYGFEVVAYAGLETKMKDEAGYVLQQGGITFVLQSPLRPNHPEASRLILHGDGVADIALAVDDVRLAYNLAVERGAVGVIGPRAIENDNGVYEYATIRAYGDTTHTFVNRDRYHGAFAPGYVAIDPERYSPATYHPAGLLAIDHVVGNVEEGRMNEWVDFYRTVLGFEQLVSFDDQDISTEYSALMSKVVQGGRGRIKFPINEPAKGRRRSQIEEYVDFYGGAGVQHIALATNDIVATVRALRANDVSFLRVPRTYYDTLVDRVGPIEEDVEELADLGILVDRDDEGYMLQIFTKPVQDRPTLFFEIIERHGSKSFGKGNFKALFEAIEREQALRGTL from the coding sequence ATGGCGGCCGCCCAGGACATTCCCCTCCGCAAGATCGACCACATCCGGTTCTTCGTCGGCAACGCCCGGCAGTCGGCGTTCTTCTACCGCAACGCCTACGGCTTCGAGGTCGTCGCCTACGCCGGCCTCGAGACGAAGATGAAGGACGAGGCCGGCTACGTCCTCCAGCAGGGCGGGATCACGTTCGTGCTCCAGTCGCCGCTCCGTCCCAACCATCCCGAGGCGTCGCGGCTGATCCTCCACGGCGACGGGGTCGCCGACATCGCCCTGGCCGTCGACGACGTGCGGTTGGCGTACAACCTCGCCGTCGAGCGCGGGGCCGTCGGCGTGATCGGCCCGCGGGCGATCGAGAATGACAACGGGGTCTACGAATACGCCACGATCCGCGCCTACGGCGACACGACCCACACGTTCGTCAACCGCGATCGCTACCACGGCGCCTTCGCCCCGGGCTACGTGGCGATCGATCCCGAACGCTACAGCCCCGCGACCTACCATCCCGCCGGCCTCCTCGCCATCGACCATGTCGTCGGCAACGTCGAGGAGGGGCGGATGAACGAGTGGGTCGACTTCTACCGGACCGTCCTCGGCTTCGAGCAATTGGTCTCGTTCGACGACCAAGACATCTCGACCGAGTACTCGGCACTGATGTCGAAGGTCGTGCAGGGCGGGCGAGGGCGGATCAAGTTCCCGATCAACGAGCCGGCGAAGGGGCGGCGGCGCAGCCAGATCGAGGAGTACGTCGACTTCTACGGGGGCGCCGGGGTCCAGCACATCGCCCTGGCGACCAACGACATCGTCGCCACGGTCCGGGCGTTGCGGGCCAACGACGTCTCGTTCCTGCGCGTGCCGCGCACCTACTACGACACGCTCGTCGACCGCGTCGGGCCGATCGAGGAGGACGTCGAGGAGCTGGCCGATCTCGGGATCCTCGTCGATCGTGACGACGAGGGCTACATGCTCCAGATCTTCACCAAGCCGGTGCAGGACCGCCCGACCTTGTTCTTCGAGATCATCGAGCGCCACGGCTCGAAGAGCTTCGGCAAGGGGAACTTCAAGGCGCTGTTCGAGGCCATCGAGCGGGAGCAGGCGCTGCGGGGGACATTGTGA
- a CDS encoding flavin reductase family protein — MEIDVARTEVVDVYRVLVGLVTPRPIAWVTTLSPRGVVNLAPFSFFNAFGANPPVVVISPTLTRDGKRKDTLVNIEHGGEFVINAATERHAAEINRSAAPLPPDESEVELVGMETVASRRVAPPRLAGVAFAMECRMQQVIPIGSGPISANLVIGEVVTIVVDDAVLDAAGQPDPLRIRTVARLGGDFWCRTTDLFEQGRPGA, encoded by the coding sequence ATGGAGATCGACGTCGCACGGACCGAGGTGGTCGACGTGTACCGTGTCCTCGTCGGGTTGGTCACGCCGCGGCCGATCGCCTGGGTGACCACGCTCTCGCCGCGCGGCGTCGTCAATCTGGCGCCGTTCAGCTTCTTCAACGCCTTCGGCGCCAACCCGCCGGTGGTCGTGATCTCGCCGACGCTGACCCGCGACGGCAAGCGCAAGGACACGCTGGTCAACATCGAGCACGGCGGCGAATTCGTGATCAACGCCGCCACCGAGCGGCATGCCGCGGAGATCAACCGCAGCGCGGCGCCGCTTCCGCCGGACGAGAGCGAGGTCGAGCTGGTGGGGATGGAGACGGTTGCCTCGCGGCGGGTGGCGCCTCCGCGGCTGGCCGGCGTGGCATTCGCGATGGAGTGCCGGATGCAGCAGGTGATCCCGATCGGATCGGGGCCGATCTCCGCCAACCTCGTCATCGGCGAGGTGGTGACGATCGTCGTCGACGATGCCGTGCTCGACGCGGCCGGCCAGCCCGACCCGCTCCGGATTCGCACGGTGGCGCGCCTCGGCGGCGACTTCTGGTGCCGGACGACCGACCTGTTCGAGCAGGGGCGGCCCGGCGCGTAG
- a CDS encoding fumarylacetoacetate hydrolase family protein, with protein sequence MAVPLPPVRTIRDFYAFEQHVLTCRRQRGLGMVPQWYEVPVFYFSNPHSVIGNGDEVVPPLETRELDFELEIAAVVGHEARDLPADDRALDCLLGFTIYDDFSARDLQRQEMAVGLGPAKGKDFANALGPAVVPFERLADRYADGRLRLRMEAAVNGRVVSRGDAETMHWTWPQLLAHASRDATLYPGDVLGSGTVGGGCILELGPENVGGWLVPGDVVTLSVERLGALENRIAAPRR encoded by the coding sequence ATGGCCGTCCCGCTCCCCCCGGTGCGGACGATCCGCGACTTCTACGCCTTCGAGCAGCATGTCCTCACCTGCCGGCGGCAGCGCGGCCTGGGGATGGTGCCGCAGTGGTACGAGGTGCCGGTGTTCTACTTTTCCAATCCCCACTCGGTGATCGGCAACGGCGACGAGGTCGTCCCGCCGCTGGAGACACGCGAGCTCGATTTCGAGCTCGAGATCGCCGCGGTCGTCGGGCACGAGGCCCGCGATCTGCCGGCGGACGACCGGGCCCTCGATTGCCTGCTCGGGTTCACGATCTACGACGACTTCTCGGCGCGTGACCTGCAGCGGCAGGAGATGGCGGTCGGGCTCGGTCCGGCGAAGGGGAAGGATTTCGCCAACGCGTTGGGCCCCGCGGTCGTCCCGTTCGAGCGGCTCGCCGATCGGTACGCCGACGGTCGCCTCCGGCTGCGCATGGAGGCCGCTGTCAACGGTCGCGTCGTCTCGAGAGGCGACGCGGAGACGATGCACTGGACCTGGCCGCAGCTTCTCGCCCATGCCAGCCGCGACGCGACCCTGTACCCAGGCGACGTCCTCGGGTCGGGCACTGTCGGCGGGGGATGCATCCTCGAGCTCGGCCCCGAGAACGTCGGTGGCTGGCTCGTGCCCGGCGACGTCGTCACGCTGTCGGTCGAGAGGCTCGGCGCCCTCGAGAATCGGATCGCCGCGCCACGCCGCTGA